A region of Oryctolagus cuniculus chromosome 3, mOryCun1.1, whole genome shotgun sequence DNA encodes the following proteins:
- the HJURP gene encoding Holliday junction recognition protein isoform X2 produces MGRQELDEDALQRKLRDSRRRFQRRMQRLIEKYSQPFEDDPLVEMATLTYETPQGRRMWGGRLIQEGSEAQAQVRRSDGPLQTASQGHEVSLDSTRGPEAGSKGSDVDASPEREAAAARAVVPAAPQGPLEVELRRKYLTQVDILLQDAEFFERAALRDGKDTYKTLARPATPAPGCRGGVSGSSPGGPAKPASPPQEQCPLHPGSTDTGTEHQDDSLCSLGTDGSGRSWAAEELCDVTISELYAGMLRSMSRLLSAKPACVISTRASVLQAWSCRRRHRWRSRLNRTYCEAGRRSRGSSLHPPLPGPEPEPGAGPLRDCENLLDVSRRKAGFKLERACLEGNKSQVQTSDPGWKELQLTPRRNSAPAGSDVGAVRALGRERRLGMLQWLLSPVKLISGPATPQGPRGERYREIRVRFERLHREYALSPGRQPRHTGLADSWAVGLYSGGPVSPGGSWSFETHRPGLSVRAKGKTLREAFERLGRSVDSGQGRPEDGPSPLPAGPSPVPSPGRPQQARSLVPGSSPGPLRKAASPGGAVPGPRTEPLGCGRNRYDEIKEEFDKLHREYCSTAPRPGAASPDTASAQARHRTDDVLGKPNPDSRSQKLSLSAQWHRRGALGSSAVEDGASAGATRGDHWSPAKRRRLPDPQLRAPQADSWDSPGPDHPAGKRRGESTAFQMDGRSDCR; encoded by the exons GCCGGCGGATGTGGGGTGGACGACTGATACAGGAGGGAAGCGAGGCACAAGCCCAG GTGAGGAGGAGCGACGGCCCCCTGCAGACCGCGTCCCAAGGTCATGAGGTCTCCCTGGACAGCACGCGGGGCCCGGAAGCCG gCTCCAAAGGCAGCGATGTGGATGCGTCTCCGGAGCGGGAGGCTGCGGCTGCCCGGGCTGTGGTG CCCGCAGCGCCCCAGGGCCCTTTGGAAGTTGAGTTGAGAAGGAAGTATTTGACCCAAGTGGATATACTGCTGCAAGACGCGGAGTTTTTTGAG AGAGCAGCTCTCAGAGACGGGAAGGACACGTACAAGACCCTGGCCCGGCCGGCTACGCCTGCCCCTG GGTGCCGTGGTGGGGTCTCTGGAAGCAGCCCCGGGGGCCCGGCTAAGCCGGCCTCGCCGCCCCAGGAGCAGTGCCCCCTGCATCCTGGCTCCACAGACACGGGCACGGAACACCAAGACGacagcctctgctccctggggacGGACGGGAGCGGCCGGTCCTGGGCGGCTGAGGAGCTGTGCGACGTGACCATCAGCGAGCTGTACGCGGGGATGCTGCGCTCCATGAGCCGGCTGCTGAGTGCAAAGCCGGCGTGCGTCATCTCCACCAGAGCGTCTGTGCTTCaagcctggagctgcaggcggcGGCACAGGTGGAGGAGCAGGCTGAACAGGACGTACTGCGAGGCGGGCAGGCGTTCCCGGGGGAGCTCCTTGCACCCACCCCTGCCggggccggagccggagccgggtgCGGGACCACTGAGAGACTGCGAGAACCTACTCGATGTTTCTCGCCGTAAGGCGGGTTTTAAATTGGAAAGGGCTTGTCTTGAAGGCAACAAATCCCAGGTGCAGACGTCCGATCCGGGCTGGAAGGAGCTGCAGCTGACGCCACGGAGGAACTCGGCTCCGGCAGGCTCGGACGTCGGAGCGGTGCGCGCCCTGGGCCGGGAGCGCAGGCTCGGGATGCTGCAGTGGCTGCTTTCCCCTGTGAAGCTCATCTCTGGACCGGCAACGCCACAGGGCCCCCGCGGGGAGCGCTACAGGGAGATCCGGGTCCGATTTGAGAGACTGCATCGGGAGTACGCCCTGAGCCCCGGCAGACAGCCTCGCCACACGGGCCTCGCGGACTCCTGGGCCGTGGGCCTGTACAGCGGCGGGCCGGTGAGCCCAGGGGGTTCCTGGAGCTTCGAAACCCACAGGCCGGGTCTGTCTGTGAGAGCGAAGGGCAAGACGTTGAGGGAGGCCTTCGAGCGCCTGGGCAGATCCGTGGACTCAGGCCAAGGCCGGCCAGAGGACGGTCCCTCTCCCTTgcctgcagggcccagccccgTGCCGAGCCCAGGCCGCCCGCAGCAGGCGAGGAGCCTTGTCCCGGGAAGCAGCCCTGGCCCGCTTAGGAAGGCGGCGTCACCCGGCGGAGCTGTTCCAGGACCCAGGACAGAACCTCTGGGCTGCGGGAGGAATCGTTACGATGAGATTAAAGAAGAGTTTGACAAGCTGCATCGGGAGTACTGCAGCACGGCACCGCGGCCGGGCGCAGCGTCTCCAGACACGGCAAGTGCGCAGGCCCGGCACCGGACAGACGATGTCCTGGGAAAACCGAACCCGGACTCCCGGTCCCAGAAGTTGTCGCTGTCAGCCCAGTGGCACAGAAGAGGCGCACTGGGCTCGAGCGCAGTGGAGGACGGGGCGTCTGCTGGAGCCACCAGGGGCGACCATTGGTCCCCTGCGAAGCGCCGCAGGCTGCCAGACCCCCAGCTGCGCGCACCCCAGGCCGACTCCTGGGACTCCCCAGGCCCGGACCACCCAGCGGGGAAGAGAAG AGGCGAGAGCACGGCTTTCCAGATGGACGGGCGGAGTGACTGTCGCTAG
- the HJURP gene encoding Holliday junction recognition protein isoform X1: MGRQELDEDALQRKLRDSRRRFQRRMQRLIEKYSQPFEDDPLVEMATLTYETPQGRRMWGGRLIQEGSEAQAQQVRRSDGPLQTASQGHEVSLDSTRGPEAGSKGSDVDASPEREAAAARAVVPAAPQGPLEVELRRKYLTQVDILLQDAEFFERAALRDGKDTYKTLARPATPAPGCRGGVSGSSPGGPAKPASPPQEQCPLHPGSTDTGTEHQDDSLCSLGTDGSGRSWAAEELCDVTISELYAGMLRSMSRLLSAKPACVISTRASVLQAWSCRRRHRWRSRLNRTYCEAGRRSRGSSLHPPLPGPEPEPGAGPLRDCENLLDVSRRKAGFKLERACLEGNKSQVQTSDPGWKELQLTPRRNSAPAGSDVGAVRALGRERRLGMLQWLLSPVKLISGPATPQGPRGERYREIRVRFERLHREYALSPGRQPRHTGLADSWAVGLYSGGPVSPGGSWSFETHRPGLSVRAKGKTLREAFERLGRSVDSGQGRPEDGPSPLPAGPSPVPSPGRPQQARSLVPGSSPGPLRKAASPGGAVPGPRTEPLGCGRNRYDEIKEEFDKLHREYCSTAPRPGAASPDTASAQARHRTDDVLGKPNPDSRSQKLSLSAQWHRRGALGSSAVEDGASAGATRGDHWSPAKRRRLPDPQLRAPQADSWDSPGPDHPAGKRRGESTAFQMDGRSDCR; encoded by the exons GCCGGCGGATGTGGGGTGGACGACTGATACAGGAGGGAAGCGAGGCACAAGCCCAG CAGGTGAGGAGGAGCGACGGCCCCCTGCAGACCGCGTCCCAAGGTCATGAGGTCTCCCTGGACAGCACGCGGGGCCCGGAAGCCG gCTCCAAAGGCAGCGATGTGGATGCGTCTCCGGAGCGGGAGGCTGCGGCTGCCCGGGCTGTGGTG CCCGCAGCGCCCCAGGGCCCTTTGGAAGTTGAGTTGAGAAGGAAGTATTTGACCCAAGTGGATATACTGCTGCAAGACGCGGAGTTTTTTGAG AGAGCAGCTCTCAGAGACGGGAAGGACACGTACAAGACCCTGGCCCGGCCGGCTACGCCTGCCCCTG GGTGCCGTGGTGGGGTCTCTGGAAGCAGCCCCGGGGGCCCGGCTAAGCCGGCCTCGCCGCCCCAGGAGCAGTGCCCCCTGCATCCTGGCTCCACAGACACGGGCACGGAACACCAAGACGacagcctctgctccctggggacGGACGGGAGCGGCCGGTCCTGGGCGGCTGAGGAGCTGTGCGACGTGACCATCAGCGAGCTGTACGCGGGGATGCTGCGCTCCATGAGCCGGCTGCTGAGTGCAAAGCCGGCGTGCGTCATCTCCACCAGAGCGTCTGTGCTTCaagcctggagctgcaggcggcGGCACAGGTGGAGGAGCAGGCTGAACAGGACGTACTGCGAGGCGGGCAGGCGTTCCCGGGGGAGCTCCTTGCACCCACCCCTGCCggggccggagccggagccgggtgCGGGACCACTGAGAGACTGCGAGAACCTACTCGATGTTTCTCGCCGTAAGGCGGGTTTTAAATTGGAAAGGGCTTGTCTTGAAGGCAACAAATCCCAGGTGCAGACGTCCGATCCGGGCTGGAAGGAGCTGCAGCTGACGCCACGGAGGAACTCGGCTCCGGCAGGCTCGGACGTCGGAGCGGTGCGCGCCCTGGGCCGGGAGCGCAGGCTCGGGATGCTGCAGTGGCTGCTTTCCCCTGTGAAGCTCATCTCTGGACCGGCAACGCCACAGGGCCCCCGCGGGGAGCGCTACAGGGAGATCCGGGTCCGATTTGAGAGACTGCATCGGGAGTACGCCCTGAGCCCCGGCAGACAGCCTCGCCACACGGGCCTCGCGGACTCCTGGGCCGTGGGCCTGTACAGCGGCGGGCCGGTGAGCCCAGGGGGTTCCTGGAGCTTCGAAACCCACAGGCCGGGTCTGTCTGTGAGAGCGAAGGGCAAGACGTTGAGGGAGGCCTTCGAGCGCCTGGGCAGATCCGTGGACTCAGGCCAAGGCCGGCCAGAGGACGGTCCCTCTCCCTTgcctgcagggcccagccccgTGCCGAGCCCAGGCCGCCCGCAGCAGGCGAGGAGCCTTGTCCCGGGAAGCAGCCCTGGCCCGCTTAGGAAGGCGGCGTCACCCGGCGGAGCTGTTCCAGGACCCAGGACAGAACCTCTGGGCTGCGGGAGGAATCGTTACGATGAGATTAAAGAAGAGTTTGACAAGCTGCATCGGGAGTACTGCAGCACGGCACCGCGGCCGGGCGCAGCGTCTCCAGACACGGCAAGTGCGCAGGCCCGGCACCGGACAGACGATGTCCTGGGAAAACCGAACCCGGACTCCCGGTCCCAGAAGTTGTCGCTGTCAGCCCAGTGGCACAGAAGAGGCGCACTGGGCTCGAGCGCAGTGGAGGACGGGGCGTCTGCTGGAGCCACCAGGGGCGACCATTGGTCCCCTGCGAAGCGCCGCAGGCTGCCAGACCCCCAGCTGCGCGCACCCCAGGCCGACTCCTGGGACTCCCCAGGCCCGGACCACCCAGCGGGGAAGAGAAG AGGCGAGAGCACGGCTTTCCAGATGGACGGGCGGAGTGACTGTCGCTAG
- the HJURP gene encoding Holliday junction recognition protein isoform X3, with protein MLMAQAIQLLVLQRHSPSGRACAGRRMWGGRLIQEGSEAQAQQVRRSDGPLQTASQGHEVSLDSTRGPEAGSKGSDVDASPEREAAAARAVVPAAPQGPLEVELRRKYLTQVDILLQDAEFFERAALRDGKDTYKTLARPATPAPGCRGGVSGSSPGGPAKPASPPQEQCPLHPGSTDTGTEHQDDSLCSLGTDGSGRSWAAEELCDVTISELYAGMLRSMSRLLSAKPACVISTRASVLQAWSCRRRHRWRSRLNRTYCEAGRRSRGSSLHPPLPGPEPEPGAGPLRDCENLLDVSRRKAGFKLERACLEGNKSQVQTSDPGWKELQLTPRRNSAPAGSDVGAVRALGRERRLGMLQWLLSPVKLISGPATPQGPRGERYREIRVRFERLHREYALSPGRQPRHTGLADSWAVGLYSGGPVSPGGSWSFETHRPGLSVRAKGKTLREAFERLGRSVDSGQGRPEDGPSPLPAGPSPVPSPGRPQQARSLVPGSSPGPLRKAASPGGAVPGPRTEPLGCGRNRYDEIKEEFDKLHREYCSTAPRPGAASPDTASAQARHRTDDVLGKPNPDSRSQKLSLSAQWHRRGALGSSAVEDGASAGATRGDHWSPAKRRRLPDPQLRAPQADSWDSPGPDHPAGKRRGESTAFQMDGRSDCR; from the exons GCCGGCGGATGTGGGGTGGACGACTGATACAGGAGGGAAGCGAGGCACAAGCCCAG CAGGTGAGGAGGAGCGACGGCCCCCTGCAGACCGCGTCCCAAGGTCATGAGGTCTCCCTGGACAGCACGCGGGGCCCGGAAGCCG gCTCCAAAGGCAGCGATGTGGATGCGTCTCCGGAGCGGGAGGCTGCGGCTGCCCGGGCTGTGGTG CCCGCAGCGCCCCAGGGCCCTTTGGAAGTTGAGTTGAGAAGGAAGTATTTGACCCAAGTGGATATACTGCTGCAAGACGCGGAGTTTTTTGAG AGAGCAGCTCTCAGAGACGGGAAGGACACGTACAAGACCCTGGCCCGGCCGGCTACGCCTGCCCCTG GGTGCCGTGGTGGGGTCTCTGGAAGCAGCCCCGGGGGCCCGGCTAAGCCGGCCTCGCCGCCCCAGGAGCAGTGCCCCCTGCATCCTGGCTCCACAGACACGGGCACGGAACACCAAGACGacagcctctgctccctggggacGGACGGGAGCGGCCGGTCCTGGGCGGCTGAGGAGCTGTGCGACGTGACCATCAGCGAGCTGTACGCGGGGATGCTGCGCTCCATGAGCCGGCTGCTGAGTGCAAAGCCGGCGTGCGTCATCTCCACCAGAGCGTCTGTGCTTCaagcctggagctgcaggcggcGGCACAGGTGGAGGAGCAGGCTGAACAGGACGTACTGCGAGGCGGGCAGGCGTTCCCGGGGGAGCTCCTTGCACCCACCCCTGCCggggccggagccggagccgggtgCGGGACCACTGAGAGACTGCGAGAACCTACTCGATGTTTCTCGCCGTAAGGCGGGTTTTAAATTGGAAAGGGCTTGTCTTGAAGGCAACAAATCCCAGGTGCAGACGTCCGATCCGGGCTGGAAGGAGCTGCAGCTGACGCCACGGAGGAACTCGGCTCCGGCAGGCTCGGACGTCGGAGCGGTGCGCGCCCTGGGCCGGGAGCGCAGGCTCGGGATGCTGCAGTGGCTGCTTTCCCCTGTGAAGCTCATCTCTGGACCGGCAACGCCACAGGGCCCCCGCGGGGAGCGCTACAGGGAGATCCGGGTCCGATTTGAGAGACTGCATCGGGAGTACGCCCTGAGCCCCGGCAGACAGCCTCGCCACACGGGCCTCGCGGACTCCTGGGCCGTGGGCCTGTACAGCGGCGGGCCGGTGAGCCCAGGGGGTTCCTGGAGCTTCGAAACCCACAGGCCGGGTCTGTCTGTGAGAGCGAAGGGCAAGACGTTGAGGGAGGCCTTCGAGCGCCTGGGCAGATCCGTGGACTCAGGCCAAGGCCGGCCAGAGGACGGTCCCTCTCCCTTgcctgcagggcccagccccgTGCCGAGCCCAGGCCGCCCGCAGCAGGCGAGGAGCCTTGTCCCGGGAAGCAGCCCTGGCCCGCTTAGGAAGGCGGCGTCACCCGGCGGAGCTGTTCCAGGACCCAGGACAGAACCTCTGGGCTGCGGGAGGAATCGTTACGATGAGATTAAAGAAGAGTTTGACAAGCTGCATCGGGAGTACTGCAGCACGGCACCGCGGCCGGGCGCAGCGTCTCCAGACACGGCAAGTGCGCAGGCCCGGCACCGGACAGACGATGTCCTGGGAAAACCGAACCCGGACTCCCGGTCCCAGAAGTTGTCGCTGTCAGCCCAGTGGCACAGAAGAGGCGCACTGGGCTCGAGCGCAGTGGAGGACGGGGCGTCTGCTGGAGCCACCAGGGGCGACCATTGGTCCCCTGCGAAGCGCCGCAGGCTGCCAGACCCCCAGCTGCGCGCACCCCAGGCCGACTCCTGGGACTCCCCAGGCCCGGACCACCCAGCGGGGAAGAGAAG AGGCGAGAGCACGGCTTTCCAGATGGACGGGCGGAGTGACTGTCGCTAG
- the HJURP gene encoding Holliday junction recognition protein isoform X4: MLMAQAIQLLVLQRHSPSGRACAGRRMWGGRLIQEGSEAQAQVRRSDGPLQTASQGHEVSLDSTRGPEAGSKGSDVDASPEREAAAARAVVPAAPQGPLEVELRRKYLTQVDILLQDAEFFERAALRDGKDTYKTLARPATPAPGCRGGVSGSSPGGPAKPASPPQEQCPLHPGSTDTGTEHQDDSLCSLGTDGSGRSWAAEELCDVTISELYAGMLRSMSRLLSAKPACVISTRASVLQAWSCRRRHRWRSRLNRTYCEAGRRSRGSSLHPPLPGPEPEPGAGPLRDCENLLDVSRRKAGFKLERACLEGNKSQVQTSDPGWKELQLTPRRNSAPAGSDVGAVRALGRERRLGMLQWLLSPVKLISGPATPQGPRGERYREIRVRFERLHREYALSPGRQPRHTGLADSWAVGLYSGGPVSPGGSWSFETHRPGLSVRAKGKTLREAFERLGRSVDSGQGRPEDGPSPLPAGPSPVPSPGRPQQARSLVPGSSPGPLRKAASPGGAVPGPRTEPLGCGRNRYDEIKEEFDKLHREYCSTAPRPGAASPDTASAQARHRTDDVLGKPNPDSRSQKLSLSAQWHRRGALGSSAVEDGASAGATRGDHWSPAKRRRLPDPQLRAPQADSWDSPGPDHPAGKRRGESTAFQMDGRSDCR, translated from the exons GCCGGCGGATGTGGGGTGGACGACTGATACAGGAGGGAAGCGAGGCACAAGCCCAG GTGAGGAGGAGCGACGGCCCCCTGCAGACCGCGTCCCAAGGTCATGAGGTCTCCCTGGACAGCACGCGGGGCCCGGAAGCCG gCTCCAAAGGCAGCGATGTGGATGCGTCTCCGGAGCGGGAGGCTGCGGCTGCCCGGGCTGTGGTG CCCGCAGCGCCCCAGGGCCCTTTGGAAGTTGAGTTGAGAAGGAAGTATTTGACCCAAGTGGATATACTGCTGCAAGACGCGGAGTTTTTTGAG AGAGCAGCTCTCAGAGACGGGAAGGACACGTACAAGACCCTGGCCCGGCCGGCTACGCCTGCCCCTG GGTGCCGTGGTGGGGTCTCTGGAAGCAGCCCCGGGGGCCCGGCTAAGCCGGCCTCGCCGCCCCAGGAGCAGTGCCCCCTGCATCCTGGCTCCACAGACACGGGCACGGAACACCAAGACGacagcctctgctccctggggacGGACGGGAGCGGCCGGTCCTGGGCGGCTGAGGAGCTGTGCGACGTGACCATCAGCGAGCTGTACGCGGGGATGCTGCGCTCCATGAGCCGGCTGCTGAGTGCAAAGCCGGCGTGCGTCATCTCCACCAGAGCGTCTGTGCTTCaagcctggagctgcaggcggcGGCACAGGTGGAGGAGCAGGCTGAACAGGACGTACTGCGAGGCGGGCAGGCGTTCCCGGGGGAGCTCCTTGCACCCACCCCTGCCggggccggagccggagccgggtgCGGGACCACTGAGAGACTGCGAGAACCTACTCGATGTTTCTCGCCGTAAGGCGGGTTTTAAATTGGAAAGGGCTTGTCTTGAAGGCAACAAATCCCAGGTGCAGACGTCCGATCCGGGCTGGAAGGAGCTGCAGCTGACGCCACGGAGGAACTCGGCTCCGGCAGGCTCGGACGTCGGAGCGGTGCGCGCCCTGGGCCGGGAGCGCAGGCTCGGGATGCTGCAGTGGCTGCTTTCCCCTGTGAAGCTCATCTCTGGACCGGCAACGCCACAGGGCCCCCGCGGGGAGCGCTACAGGGAGATCCGGGTCCGATTTGAGAGACTGCATCGGGAGTACGCCCTGAGCCCCGGCAGACAGCCTCGCCACACGGGCCTCGCGGACTCCTGGGCCGTGGGCCTGTACAGCGGCGGGCCGGTGAGCCCAGGGGGTTCCTGGAGCTTCGAAACCCACAGGCCGGGTCTGTCTGTGAGAGCGAAGGGCAAGACGTTGAGGGAGGCCTTCGAGCGCCTGGGCAGATCCGTGGACTCAGGCCAAGGCCGGCCAGAGGACGGTCCCTCTCCCTTgcctgcagggcccagccccgTGCCGAGCCCAGGCCGCCCGCAGCAGGCGAGGAGCCTTGTCCCGGGAAGCAGCCCTGGCCCGCTTAGGAAGGCGGCGTCACCCGGCGGAGCTGTTCCAGGACCCAGGACAGAACCTCTGGGCTGCGGGAGGAATCGTTACGATGAGATTAAAGAAGAGTTTGACAAGCTGCATCGGGAGTACTGCAGCACGGCACCGCGGCCGGGCGCAGCGTCTCCAGACACGGCAAGTGCGCAGGCCCGGCACCGGACAGACGATGTCCTGGGAAAACCGAACCCGGACTCCCGGTCCCAGAAGTTGTCGCTGTCAGCCCAGTGGCACAGAAGAGGCGCACTGGGCTCGAGCGCAGTGGAGGACGGGGCGTCTGCTGGAGCCACCAGGGGCGACCATTGGTCCCCTGCGAAGCGCCGCAGGCTGCCAGACCCCCAGCTGCGCGCACCCCAGGCCGACTCCTGGGACTCCCCAGGCCCGGACCACCCAGCGGGGAAGAGAAG AGGCGAGAGCACGGCTTTCCAGATGGACGGGCGGAGTGACTGTCGCTAG